The following are encoded in a window of Roseimaritima ulvae genomic DNA:
- a CDS encoding cytochrome c, whose protein sequence is MRKPILAGGLICLLALPLLADEKRAAPPRFDSGEFSSVFFADLSDAVRDSRPSAPQLRGAAAAQQAAAMQAAAGSGESAAEATAAEGTGWSALISATSIEDEVKRLKLQFDGTVTTPGPFKSGGYQDARQELSMLATLFAVISEYEGDVRWKDEGAAARDLLARTAFNCKAGSTQVYNEAKLRKADLQDIVSGAGLSSRDAEEGNDWAMIVDRVPLMQYLDWAVHEEMSPKSNNKAAVDENSAELRRLAETVAMIGHVLTREGLDDADDEDYQVMSKAMTKAALDVRNALDQNDADGVRLAVGAITQSCSACHEQFQ, encoded by the coding sequence ATGCGAAAACCGATTCTAGCGGGGGGCCTGATCTGTTTATTAGCCCTGCCCTTGCTGGCTGATGAAAAACGCGCGGCCCCGCCACGCTTTGACAGCGGCGAATTTAGCAGCGTGTTCTTCGCCGACCTGAGCGACGCGGTCCGGGACTCGCGCCCCAGCGCTCCGCAGCTGCGCGGTGCGGCAGCGGCCCAACAAGCCGCCGCGATGCAAGCGGCTGCCGGCAGCGGCGAATCGGCCGCCGAAGCCACCGCGGCGGAAGGCACCGGCTGGTCGGCCCTAATCAGCGCCACCTCGATCGAAGACGAAGTCAAACGCCTGAAGCTGCAATTCGATGGCACCGTGACCACCCCCGGACCCTTCAAAAGCGGCGGCTACCAGGATGCCAGACAAGAACTGTCGATGCTGGCCACGCTGTTCGCCGTGATTTCGGAATACGAAGGCGACGTACGTTGGAAAGACGAAGGCGCTGCCGCCCGTGACCTGCTGGCTCGTACCGCCTTTAACTGTAAAGCCGGTTCGACGCAGGTTTACAACGAAGCCAAACTGCGGAAAGCCGACCTGCAGGATATCGTCTCCGGTGCAGGCCTTAGCAGCCGCGACGCCGAAGAAGGCAATGACTGGGCGATGATCGTCGACCGCGTGCCTCTGATGCAGTACTTGGACTGGGCCGTGCATGAAGAGATGTCGCCCAAATCAAACAATAAAGCCGCCGTGGATGAGAACTCCGCGGAATTGCGACGCCTAGCCGAAACGGTCGCCATGATCGGCCATGTGCTGACCCGCGAGGGTTTGGACGACGCCGACGACGAAGACTACCAGGTGATGTCCAAAGCGATGACCAAAGCTGCTTTGGATGTCCGCAATGCCTTGGATCAAAATGACGCGGATGGCGTGAGGCTCGCCGTGGGCGCCATCACCCAGTCCTGCAGCGCCTGTCACGAAC
- a CDS encoding OmpA/MotB family protein, producing MLVLAGCTNNPYMAGPTTWQTAAPPGVAPQDAQLAELQRRVQHLDDNNRQLHTQVAQAEQQVQVYRDELSLVRQQLAETAGQLEQTRMAASNAEQQFRGLKASTQFRGGATIKANTNLQAMAQGLELGGLAVIPDGDKLRIVLPADQIFQLNTANPQAQSVSIVDPVAAAIRARFPRQRIGVEGHTDGSPLYGGQFRTPQQLSAAQAVAVLEMLSVRGGLPQQQLFTSAMGAASPRYDNSTAAGRAANRRLEIVIYPDSFQ from the coding sequence GTGCTGGTTCTGGCCGGTTGCACCAATAATCCCTATATGGCGGGTCCCACCACCTGGCAGACCGCGGCTCCTCCGGGCGTTGCCCCGCAGGACGCTCAGTTGGCCGAGTTGCAGCGCCGTGTGCAGCATCTGGACGATAACAATCGTCAATTGCATACCCAGGTGGCCCAAGCCGAACAGCAGGTGCAGGTGTACCGCGACGAGCTGTCCTTGGTCCGTCAACAATTGGCGGAAACGGCCGGCCAGTTGGAGCAGACGCGGATGGCGGCCAGCAATGCCGAGCAGCAGTTTCGCGGCTTGAAGGCATCGACGCAGTTTCGCGGCGGAGCCACGATCAAAGCCAATACCAACCTGCAGGCCATGGCCCAAGGCTTGGAATTGGGCGGTTTGGCGGTGATCCCCGACGGCGACAAGCTGCGGATTGTATTGCCTGCCGATCAGATCTTCCAACTCAACACGGCCAATCCGCAGGCTCAAAGCGTGTCGATTGTCGACCCGGTGGCCGCGGCGATTCGCGCCCGGTTTCCCCGCCAGCGAATCGGAGTGGAAGGCCACACCGATGGCAGCCCCTTATACGGTGGCCAGTTCCGTACACCTCAACAATTGTCGGCCGCACAAGCCGTTGCGGTTCTGGAGATGTTAAGTGTGCGTGGCGGGTTGCCGCAGCAGCAATTGTTCACGAGCGCCATGGGGGCCGCCAGTCCCCGCTACGACAACAGCACCGCCGCCGGCCGCGCCGCCAACCGGCGGCTGGAAATCGTCATCTATCCGGACAGTTTTCAGTAG